A single window of Candidatus Zixiibacteriota bacterium DNA harbors:
- a CDS encoding GNAT family N-acetyltransferase, with translation MESPPDSFQTERLELRKPVMEDAEVIFEAYARDPEVTRYLTWRPNRSVEETREFLRDCLAAWSERRSFHWVIVRRRDRRLMGMVTARVDKHKWELGYVLARPYWGRGYMTEAVKAVVAWAMAQPEIYRVWSVCDVDNPASARVMEKVGMKREGRLLRWSVHPNISPEPRDSYCYSIVK, from the coding sequence GTGGAAAGTCCCCCCGACAGTTTTCAAACCGAGCGGCTCGAGCTGCGAAAGCCCGTGATGGAAGACGCCGAGGTCATCTTCGAGGCGTACGCGCGCGACCCCGAGGTGACCCGGTATCTCACCTGGCGGCCCAACCGCAGCGTCGAAGAGACGCGCGAGTTCCTGCGCGACTGTCTTGCGGCGTGGAGCGAGAGACGCTCCTTTCACTGGGTGATCGTGCGCCGGCGGGACCGGCGGCTCATGGGCATGGTTACGGCACGCGTCGACAAGCACAAGTGGGAGCTGGGCTACGTTCTGGCGCGCCCCTACTGGGGCCGGGGCTACATGACCGAAGCGGTCAAGGCGGTGGTCGCCTGGGCGATGGCGCAGCCCGAGATCTACCGCGTCTGGTCGGTTTGCGACGTCGACAACCCCGCATCCGCCCGGGTCATGGAAAAGGTCGGCATGAAGCGCGAGGGGCGGTTGCTGCGGTGGTCGGTGCATCCCAACATCAGTCCCGAGCCGCGGGACTCCTACTGTTACTCGATCGTCAAATAA
- the rpmF gene encoding 50S ribosomal protein L32, which produces MPVPKRRTSKRVRNQRRAHDALTKPQWSTCPNCGETVLPHRVCRACGFYRGRATIETEQS; this is translated from the coding sequence ATGCCGGTACCCAAGAGAAGAACCTCCAAACGGGTCAGAAACCAGCGCCGCGCGCACGACGCGCTGACCAAGCCGCAGTGGAGCACCTGCCCCAACTGCGGCGAGACCGTGCTGCCGCATCGCGTCTGCCGCGCGTGCGGCTTTTACCGCGGCCGGGCCACCATCGAAACCGAACAGAGCTGA
- a CDS encoding DUF177 domain-containing protein, with amino-acid sequence MKIPLEEITESAKEIRFSETIGDLNDIYERDQVRDFRFPPALDVHLVYYRSSEEIFFHGAFRGDFEGCCSRCLASYSFHLEQPFDFMLAPSASRSEAKVEELRPEDMGLSYYSSGEINLAPLIKEQVLLALPTRPLCGEDCLGLCDGCGANLNREACTCQSSGRDPRMAVFRTLKISR; translated from the coding sequence ATGAAGATTCCTCTCGAGGAGATCACCGAGTCCGCCAAGGAGATCAGGTTTTCCGAAACGATCGGTGACCTGAACGACATCTACGAGCGGGATCAGGTGCGCGATTTCCGTTTCCCGCCCGCTCTCGACGTTCACCTGGTCTACTACAGGTCCAGCGAGGAGATCTTCTTTCACGGCGCGTTCCGAGGCGATTTCGAAGGGTGCTGCAGCCGCTGCCTGGCGAGCTATTCGTTTCACCTCGAGCAGCCGTTCGACTTCATGCTGGCGCCGAGCGCGTCCCGCTCGGAGGCCAAGGTGGAGGAGCTGCGCCCGGAAGACATGGGCCTCAGCTACTACTCGTCGGGCGAGATCAACCTGGCGCCGCTGATCAAGGAGCAGGTGTTGCTCGCACTGCCGACCCGCCCGCTGTGCGGGGAGGACTGCCTCGGTTTGTGCGACGGCTGCGGCGCGAATCTGAACCGCGAAGCCTGCACCTGCCAGAGCTCGGGTCGCGATCCCCGAATGGCGGTTTTCCGGACGCTCAAGATCAGCCGCTGA
- a CDS encoding M1 family metallopeptidase → MSSRKPYRLPATATPERYELRLTPDLKARRFAGEVKISLVVREPTPTVTLNAAELELGEVAIAGPEGRTLAGRTALDAENEQATLEFPETLQPGRWELRIGFRGTLNDKLHGFYHSTYRDEQGREKSLACTQFESTDARRAFPCWDEPAFKAVFQVTLVIDEGLTAISNTRVVRERPLPETGKKEVVFADSMKMSTYLVAFIVGELEATEPVWVGPVPLRVWSVPGKSRLGSFAREIGRFSLEYFSRYYDLPYPGDKLDLIAIPDFASGAMENLGAITFRETALLVDEARATRAELERVADVVAHENAHMWFGDLVTMRWWNGLWLNEAFATFMEMMAVDAWKPEWRRWESFTASRAAAMQVDGLASTRPIEFPVEKPEEAAGMFDVLTYEKGASVLRMLEQYLKPEVFRDGIRLYLRRHAYANAETTDLWDALEEAARLPARALMDSWIFQAGYPLIAVKRDGGELVLSQEIFRYLRDGDVDRKWHVPVFLRFGTAAGTVERTLLLTDRSARVELPAEARWVVANAGAHGFYRVRYSGELAACLKAGLRDKLSPAERFNFFNDAWAIALAGITSLEDYLSLLELLAGETDLNVWTTILIACHQLNRILEDDQVAAFRERLRLVLGPAVERVGWSPRDGESDLDRQLRADLIGALGVLADERSCQERAQELYSLYEQNSEAVEPNLVPALLSIVAHTGGLGEYEKFRARFKSARTPQEEQRYLFALAGFRSAELIERTLELTLSGEVRTQNAPYLMRSLLLNRDARERAWRFMKENWQRMIDRYPDNSIPRMCEGVVALSTPDLEADVRAFFAAHPVRQGARQIEQHLERLRVAVAARERWRRSLVGEKSP, encoded by the coding sequence GTGTCATCCCGAAAACCTTATCGGCTGCCGGCCACGGCGACGCCCGAGCGCTACGAGCTACGGCTGACGCCGGATCTCAAAGCCAGGCGGTTCGCCGGGGAAGTGAAGATTTCGCTCGTCGTTCGCGAGCCGACGCCCACGGTCACGCTCAACGCTGCGGAGCTGGAGCTGGGGGAGGTCGCGATCGCGGGGCCGGAGGGACGAACGCTGGCGGGCCGGACGGCGCTCGACGCCGAGAACGAGCAGGCGACGCTGGAGTTCCCCGAGACGCTGCAACCTGGCCGATGGGAGCTGCGGATCGGCTTTCGCGGAACCCTCAACGACAAGCTGCACGGCTTTTATCACAGCACGTACCGGGACGAGCAGGGGCGGGAGAAGTCGCTCGCGTGCACGCAGTTCGAGTCGACGGACGCGCGGCGGGCGTTTCCCTGCTGGGACGAGCCCGCCTTCAAGGCGGTCTTCCAGGTCACGCTGGTGATCGACGAAGGGCTGACAGCGATCTCCAACACGCGCGTCGTGCGCGAGAGGCCGCTTCCGGAAACGGGTAAAAAGGAGGTGGTCTTCGCCGACTCGATGAAGATGTCGACCTACCTGGTCGCCTTCATCGTCGGCGAGCTGGAGGCGACGGAGCCGGTCTGGGTCGGGCCGGTGCCGCTGCGCGTCTGGTCCGTTCCCGGCAAGAGCCGGCTGGGGAGCTTCGCGCGCGAGATCGGCCGCTTTTCGCTCGAATACTTCAGCCGCTACTACGATCTTCCCTATCCGGGCGACAAGCTGGACCTGATCGCGATTCCCGATTTCGCCTCGGGCGCGATGGAAAATCTCGGGGCGATCACGTTTCGCGAGACGGCGCTCCTGGTCGACGAGGCCAGGGCGACGCGCGCCGAGCTGGAGCGGGTGGCGGACGTGGTCGCGCACGAGAACGCCCACATGTGGTTCGGCGATCTCGTCACGATGCGCTGGTGGAACGGCCTCTGGTTGAACGAGGCGTTCGCGACGTTCATGGAAATGATGGCGGTCGACGCCTGGAAGCCCGAATGGCGCCGCTGGGAAAGCTTCACCGCATCGCGGGCGGCCGCGATGCAGGTCGACGGCCTTGCGAGCACGCGGCCAATCGAGTTTCCCGTGGAGAAGCCCGAGGAGGCGGCGGGGATGTTCGACGTGCTCACGTACGAAAAAGGGGCATCGGTGCTGCGCATGCTCGAACAGTACCTCAAGCCGGAGGTGTTTCGCGACGGCATCCGGCTGTACCTTCGCCGCCACGCTTACGCCAATGCGGAGACCACGGACCTCTGGGACGCCCTGGAGGAAGCCGCGCGGCTGCCTGCCCGCGCCCTGATGGACAGCTGGATCTTCCAGGCGGGATATCCGCTGATCGCGGTGAAACGCGACGGCGGCGAGCTGGTTCTTTCACAGGAGATCTTCCGCTATCTCCGCGACGGCGATGTCGACCGGAAGTGGCACGTCCCGGTGTTCTTGCGGTTCGGCACGGCCGCCGGTACGGTCGAGCGAACCTTGCTGCTGACCGATCGGAGCGCCCGGGTGGAGCTGCCGGCGGAGGCCCGGTGGGTGGTAGCCAACGCCGGTGCCCACGGCTTCTACCGGGTCCGTTACAGCGGGGAGCTCGCGGCCTGCTTGAAAGCAGGGCTGCGCGACAAGCTCTCGCCGGCGGAGCGGTTCAATTTCTTCAACGACGCCTGGGCAATCGCCCTGGCGGGCATTACGTCGCTGGAAGACTACCTGAGCCTGCTCGAGCTGCTGGCGGGGGAGACGGACCTGAACGTCTGGACCACGATCCTGATCGCGTGCCATCAGCTGAACCGCATTCTGGAGGACGACCAGGTGGCCGCGTTCCGCGAGCGGCTGCGTCTCGTGCTCGGCCCTGCGGTCGAGCGGGTCGGCTGGTCGCCCAGGGACGGGGAGAGCGACCTCGACCGGCAGCTTCGCGCGGACCTGATCGGCGCTCTCGGCGTACTGGCGGACGAGCGGAGCTGTCAGGAGCGCGCCCAGGAGCTGTACTCCCTTTACGAGCAGAACAGCGAGGCTGTGGAACCCAATCTGGTCCCCGCGCTGCTCTCGATCGTGGCCCACACGGGCGGACTCGGGGAGTACGAGAAGTTTCGCGCCAGGTTCAAGAGCGCCCGGACGCCGCAGGAGGAGCAGCGCTATCTCTTTGCGCTGGCCGGATTTCGCAGCGCGGAGCTGATCGAGCGCACGCTGGAATTGACGCTCAGCGGCGAAGTGCGCACGCAAAACGCTCCCTATCTGATGCGCAGCCTGCTGTTGAACCGCGACGCCCGCGAGCGGGCGTGGCGGTTCATGAAGGAGAACTGGCAAAGGATGATCGACCGCTACCCCGACAACTCGATTCCCCGGATGTGCGAGGGCGTCGTCGCGTTGTCGACCCCGGATCTCGAGGCCGACGTGCGCGCTTTCTTCGCCGCCCATCCGGTGCGGCAGGGCGCCAGGCAGATCGAGCAGCATCTCGAAAGACTGCGGGTCGCGGTGGCGGCGCGAGAGCGCTGGAGACGCTCGCTCGTGGGCGAGAAATCGCCTTGA
- a CDS encoding TIGR01212 family radical SAM protein (This family includes YhcC from E. coli K-12, an uncharacterized radical SAM protein.) — protein sequence MYFPVALKELWSGKRYNSYNRVLKSTFSARVYKIGLRMDFTCPNRDGTVAVGGCIYCNNAGHTAPAYRPRTSVTEQLEKGAAALRSRHRAERFIAYFQSYTNTYDSAARLERLYREALDFPGVVGLAVATRPDCLPDDVLALLADISRRTYLWLELGLESMHERTLRWVNRGHGLREFVDAVGRAKERGLRVCAHLILGFPTETREEMLQTPALLNRLRLDGVKLHNLHVIENTVLAKLYRAGLFGLFSRDDYVSLVADFLERLDPGIVIHRLTGETYRAITVAPDWSVDKIGVLNAIHEELDRRNTWQGKLFSGGAPAGARGGAEVSELLEANP from the coding sequence ATGTATTTTCCGGTCGCCCTGAAGGAGCTCTGGAGCGGCAAGCGCTACAACTCCTACAACCGGGTGCTCAAGAGCACGTTCTCGGCGCGAGTCTACAAGATCGGGCTGAGGATGGATTTTACCTGCCCGAACCGCGACGGGACGGTCGCCGTCGGCGGGTGCATCTACTGCAACAACGCCGGTCACACCGCGCCCGCCTACCGCCCGCGGACGTCGGTCACCGAGCAGCTCGAGAAGGGGGCGGCCGCGCTCCGCTCGCGCCACCGCGCCGAGCGATTCATCGCCTATTTCCAGAGCTACACCAACACCTACGATTCCGCAGCCCGGCTCGAGCGTCTGTACCGGGAGGCCCTGGATTTCCCGGGCGTGGTCGGCCTCGCCGTCGCCACGCGTCCCGACTGCCTTCCGGACGACGTCCTCGCGCTTCTGGCCGACATCTCGCGCCGGACCTATCTCTGGCTGGAGCTCGGTCTCGAATCGATGCACGAACGCACCCTGCGCTGGGTGAACCGGGGGCACGGTCTGCGCGAGTTCGTCGACGCGGTCGGGCGGGCGAAGGAGCGCGGCCTGCGCGTCTGTGCGCACCTGATCCTAGGCTTTCCCACCGAAACGCGGGAGGAGATGCTGCAGACGCCCGCGCTGCTCAACCGCCTGCGGCTCGACGGCGTCAAGCTCCACAACCTGCACGTGATCGAGAATACGGTGCTTGCGAAGCTTTACCGGGCAGGGCTGTTCGGTCTTTTTTCGCGCGACGATTACGTCTCGCTCGTCGCCGACTTCCTCGAGCGGCTCGACCCGGGAATCGTGATCCACCGCCTGACCGGCGAAACCTACCGGGCCATCACCGTCGCGCCCGACTGGTCGGTCGACAAGATCGGCGTTCTCAACGCCATCCACGAAGAGCTCGACCGCCGGAACACCTGGCAGGGGAAGCTCTTCAGCGGCGGAGCACCGGCAGGCGCGCGCGGCGGCGCCGAGGTCAGCGAGCTTTTGGAGGCGAACCCGTGA
- the fabD gene encoding ACP S-malonyltransferase, translating into MADSGAVAFVFPGQGSQYVGMGKKLCERFPVARQVFAEAEDVLRFPLTRLCFDGPEAELNLTENTQPAILTASIAALRVLESETDLRPRFAAGHSLGEYSALVAAGALAFADAVRVVRQRGRLMQEAVPPGAGAMAVLLGLDGETVQAVCEQARNGEVVAPANYNGGGQIVIAGSAAAVARAAALARERGAKRVLDLPVSAPFHCELMRPAAEGLARVLADVTIHPLAVGVLTNVEAEVNFDAARVKSLLAEQAVKPVRWEESVRRLESLGVSRVIEVGPGRVLRGLVKRISPAVRAEGFELPEDLARLAGGGA; encoded by the coding sequence GTGGCGGATAGCGGCGCGGTGGCCTTCGTTTTTCCGGGGCAGGGCTCGCAGTACGTCGGCATGGGGAAGAAGCTCTGCGAGCGCTTCCCGGTCGCGAGGCAGGTCTTCGCCGAAGCGGAGGATGTCCTGCGCTTTCCCCTGACCCGCCTGTGCTTCGACGGCCCCGAGGCCGAGTTGAATCTGACGGAGAACACGCAGCCGGCGATTCTCACGGCATCGATCGCCGCGTTGAGGGTGCTCGAGTCCGAGACGGATCTGAGGCCCCGTTTTGCCGCGGGGCACAGCCTGGGCGAGTACAGCGCGCTGGTGGCGGCGGGGGCGCTGGCTTTCGCCGACGCGGTCCGGGTGGTGCGGCAGCGCGGGCGGCTCATGCAGGAGGCCGTTCCGCCGGGGGCCGGCGCGATGGCGGTCCTGCTCGGCCTGGACGGGGAGACGGTGCAGGCGGTTTGCGAGCAGGCGCGTAACGGCGAGGTGGTGGCTCCCGCGAACTACAACGGCGGCGGGCAGATCGTCATCGCCGGGTCGGCGGCCGCGGTCGCCAGGGCGGCGGCGCTGGCGCGGGAGCGGGGAGCGAAAAGAGTTCTCGACCTGCCGGTGAGCGCTCCTTTCCATTGTGAGCTGATGCGGCCGGCGGCCGAGGGGCTTGCAAGGGTCCTCGCCGACGTCACGATTCACCCGCTCGCAGTCGGCGTGCTGACCAACGTGGAGGCGGAGGTCAATTTCGACGCCGCACGAGTGAAATCGCTGCTCGCCGAGCAGGCGGTAAAGCCCGTCCGCTGGGAGGAATCGGTCCGGCGGCTGGAATCGCTCGGAGTTTCGCGCGTGATCGAGGTCGGCCCGGGGCGGGTGCTGCGGGGGCTCGTCAAGCGGATCAGCCCGGCCGTCCGGGCGGAGGGCTTCGAGCTTCCCGAGGATCTCGCCAGGCTGGCGGGAGGGGGCGCGTGA
- the plsX gene encoding phosphate acyltransferase PlsX, translating into MPVIAVDAMGGDYAPGVVVEGARLALLEYGAEIVLVGQKEAVDAELGRYPDERSRLPVVSAPQVVAMDESPSSAIRKKESSLKIAFEMMKRGEAQAVVSAGNSGAMMAIGMFVVGTLPQVARPAILVVVPSVGKGVVIIDAGANVDCKPRQLLQFGIMGAVYAEEVVGIPRPRVGVLSNGEEESKGNELTRAASELLAASGLNYIGYVEGRDLFNGRVDVVVCDGFTGNVALKTMEGLAGFAAGVLQGAFEKNLLSKIGYLLSRGPLREAYRRLDYAEYGGAPLLGLNGVAIVAHGGSSPRAIKNAIRVAGESVSHDVNRRIGEALARIMEGEKQEGQPPRATLWQKLKSKIENLGERALDTAREKEKERGG; encoded by the coding sequence ATGCCGGTGATCGCTGTCGACGCGATGGGCGGGGATTACGCTCCCGGAGTCGTGGTGGAGGGAGCGCGGCTGGCCCTGCTCGAGTACGGCGCCGAGATCGTCCTCGTCGGGCAGAAAGAGGCCGTCGACGCGGAGCTGGGGCGGTACCCCGACGAACGGTCGCGCTTGCCCGTGGTTTCCGCCCCTCAAGTCGTGGCGATGGACGAGTCTCCGAGCAGCGCCATCCGGAAAAAGGAGTCCTCGCTGAAGATAGCCTTCGAGATGATGAAGCGGGGCGAAGCGCAGGCCGTCGTCAGCGCGGGCAATTCGGGCGCGATGATGGCCATCGGGATGTTCGTCGTAGGAACCCTGCCGCAGGTGGCGCGCCCGGCCATTCTCGTCGTGGTGCCGAGCGTGGGCAAGGGAGTCGTCATCATCGACGCCGGCGCCAACGTCGACTGCAAACCCCGCCAGCTGCTCCAGTTCGGGATCATGGGGGCGGTTTACGCCGAGGAGGTGGTGGGCATTCCGCGGCCGCGCGTCGGCGTCCTCAGCAACGGCGAGGAAGAAAGCAAGGGCAACGAGCTCACTCGGGCCGCGAGCGAGTTGCTGGCGGCCTCCGGGTTGAATTACATCGGCTACGTCGAGGGGCGCGACCTGTTCAACGGCAGGGTGGACGTGGTGGTCTGCGACGGCTTCACGGGCAACGTCGCCCTCAAGACCATGGAAGGGCTCGCGGGCTTCGCGGCGGGCGTGCTGCAGGGGGCGTTCGAGAAAAACCTCTTGAGCAAGATCGGTTACCTTCTGAGCCGCGGCCCGCTGCGCGAGGCGTACCGCCGGCTCGACTACGCGGAATACGGCGGGGCGCCGCTGCTCGGTCTGAACGGCGTGGCGATCGTCGCTCACGGCGGCTCGAGCCCGCGGGCGATCAAGAATGCGATCAGGGTCGCCGGCGAATCGGTGTCGCACGACGTCAACCGGCGCATCGGCGAGGCTCTCGCCCGGATCATGGAAGGCGAGAAGCAGGAAGGCCAGCCGCCGCGTGCGACGTTGTGGCAAAAGCTGAAATCGAAAATCGAGAACCTCGGCGAGCGCGCCCTGGACACCGCGCGGGAAAAGGAGAAGGAACGTGGCGGATAG
- a CDS encoding trypsin-like peptidase domain-containing protein, whose protein sequence is MNGHLGLIHSILPATADLHASIPEDHPSARNLGTERQGSGTIVDSDGYILTVHYVVSGATAITVTLVDGDQYPGEIAGLDPETGLALVRIPARSLPCLKAAPPESITLGQAAVIVASNGQNERKVGGGYITSMEPYDGHWEYMLDKTICLTAVNPGLGGGTLADFKGRLIGVVSLNLSTIGKFTLAIPIEYYLRYEQELKQYGRVISRPKRAWLGFYPQPMAGHIVVGGVVPGGPAERCGLREGDIILGVENVEIRSRRQLYQEIWKKRPGERISFRVLRSDSSFRLDIVGGDRWERDKR, encoded by the coding sequence GTGAACGGCCATCTGGGTCTGATTCATTCCATTTTGCCGGCGACAGCCGACCTGCACGCTTCGATACCGGAAGATCATCCGTCGGCACGCAACCTGGGGACGGAGAGGCAGGGCTCGGGAACGATCGTGGACTCCGACGGCTACATCCTGACGGTGCACTACGTGGTTTCCGGAGCGACCGCCATCACGGTCACCCTCGTGGACGGGGATCAGTATCCCGGCGAGATCGCGGGGCTGGACCCGGAAACCGGCCTGGCCCTGGTGAGGATCCCGGCGCGGAGCCTGCCGTGCTTGAAGGCCGCGCCGCCCGAGTCGATCACCCTCGGCCAGGCGGCGGTGATCGTCGCGAGCAACGGACAGAACGAGCGGAAGGTGGGCGGCGGCTACATCACCTCGATGGAGCCGTACGACGGCCACTGGGAGTACATGCTGGACAAGACCATCTGCCTCACCGCCGTCAATCCCGGTCTCGGCGGGGGCACGCTCGCCGATTTCAAGGGCCGGCTCATCGGCGTGGTGTCGCTCAATCTCAGCACTATCGGCAAGTTCACGCTCGCGATTCCGATCGAGTATTACTTGCGCTACGAACAGGAGCTCAAGCAGTACGGCCGGGTGATCAGCCGGCCCAAGCGGGCCTGGCTCGGCTTCTACCCCCAGCCGATGGCTGGCCATATCGTGGTCGGTGGCGTGGTACCGGGAGGACCGGCCGAGCGCTGCGGGCTTCGCGAAGGCGACATTATTCTCGGGGTCGAAAACGTCGAGATCCGCTCGCGCCGGCAGCTTTACCAGGAGATCTGGAAAAAGCGTCCGGGGGAGCGGATCTCGTTCAGGGTGCTGCGCAGCGACAGCAGCTTCCGGCTCGATATCGTGGGCGGCGATCGCTGGGAGCGCGATAAGCGCTAG
- a CDS encoding MaoC family dehydratase N-terminal domain-containing protein: protein MTEPLEAFKRYIGKSETAADVVTASAMSKIAAALDVEEPPLEKGAPIPPGWYGAFFPALHRRSRMRPDGQAAGGGIVPPIPLPRRRLGGTRATFHAPLRIGDEITRVTEIADIRIDENEDGAAVTVVERNRISNGLGLAVVEERDLVFLSESRAEKSPPLAVEIPGRPAWTRTVEPDPVLLFRFSAIRFNSHRIHYDRGYTTGTEKLPGLVVQGTLVSQLLIEMCRAELPGREMRSFAYRSVRQIYDTGNFTIAGLPREGGREAVLWAVDPEGRPAMTATATFA from the coding sequence GTGACCGAGCCGCTCGAAGCCTTCAAGCGTTACATCGGAAAAAGCGAGACCGCGGCCGACGTGGTCACCGCGTCGGCGATGTCGAAGATCGCCGCGGCGCTCGACGTCGAGGAGCCGCCGCTGGAAAAAGGGGCGCCGATCCCGCCGGGGTGGTACGGCGCGTTTTTCCCCGCGCTGCACCGCCGCTCCCGCATGCGGCCGGACGGTCAGGCTGCGGGCGGCGGCATCGTTCCGCCGATCCCGCTTCCCCGGCGGCGCCTCGGCGGAACGCGCGCGACCTTCCACGCGCCCCTGCGGATCGGCGACGAGATCACCCGAGTCACCGAGATCGCCGACATCCGCATCGACGAGAACGAGGACGGGGCGGCGGTAACCGTCGTCGAGCGCAACCGGATCTCGAACGGCCTCGGCCTCGCCGTGGTCGAGGAGCGCGATCTGGTCTTTCTCAGCGAGTCGCGGGCGGAGAAATCCCCGCCCCTAGCCGTTGAGATTCCCGGGCGGCCGGCGTGGACGCGGACCGTCGAGCCCGATCCCGTGCTGCTGTTTCGCTTCTCGGCGATCCGCTTCAACAGCCACAGGATCCACTACGACCGGGGCTACACGACCGGGACCGAGAAGCTGCCCGGCCTCGTCGTCCAGGGGACCCTCGTATCGCAGTTGTTGATCGAGATGTGCCGCGCGGAGCTTCCCGGCCGCGAGATGAGATCGTTCGCCTACCGATCGGTGCGCCAGATCTACGACACGGGGAATTTCACGATCGCCGGCCTGCCGCGGGAAGGCGGGCGCGAGGCGGTTCTCTGGGCCGTCGATCCCGAAGGCCGGCCCGCCATGACCGCCACGGCGACGTTCGCATAG
- a CDS encoding alpha/beta fold hydrolase, whose product MPLAALKDAEIYYEEHGAGEPVLLVPPSWWPCDTWKVGVVPALSRRYRAVIFDCRGAGRSSAPEDGYTVDQFARDAVALLARLDISRCHVVGFALGGQIAQAMALLRPALVASLVIAAAGSGSRSVSGTARPASRDEASEIRERGFERFIRGHVENDHMAFGPRFFREHPETVKALSDALWERQGSPELFARHAAARRTWDTLANASRLAVPTLVLCGAEDHVDRGGSTPADTARRLGETIPGAELALLPGVKHMTFWDGTRALEILQDFLARHPI is encoded by the coding sequence GTGCCGCTTGCCGCCCTGAAGGACGCCGAGATCTATTACGAGGAGCACGGCGCTGGGGAGCCGGTCCTGCTGGTGCCGCCGTCGTGGTGGCCGTGCGACACCTGGAAGGTGGGCGTCGTCCCGGCGCTGAGCCGGCGCTACCGCGCGGTCATCTTCGACTGCCGGGGGGCGGGCCGGAGCAGCGCGCCCGAAGACGGCTATACGGTCGATCAGTTCGCGCGCGATGCCGTCGCGCTGCTCGCCCGCCTCGACATTTCGCGATGCCACGTCGTCGGCTTTGCGCTCGGCGGGCAGATCGCGCAGGCGATGGCGCTGCTGCGCCCGGCCCTGGTCGCCAGCCTCGTGATCGCCGCCGCGGGCTCGGGCAGCCGGTCGGTGAGCGGAACGGCCCGCCCGGCGAGCCGGGACGAAGCGAGCGAGATCCGCGAGCGCGGTTTCGAGCGCTTCATCCGCGGGCACGTGGAGAACGACCACATGGCGTTCGGGCCCCGGTTCTTCCGCGAGCATCCGGAGACGGTCAAAGCACTGTCGGATGCGCTCTGGGAGCGTCAGGGGAGCCCGGAGCTGTTTGCGCGCCACGCGGCGGCGCGGCGGACGTGGGACACGCTGGCGAACGCTTCACGCCTGGCGGTGCCGACGCTGGTTCTTTGCGGGGCCGAGGACCACGTCGACCGCGGCGGCAGCACGCCAGCGGACACCGCACGCCGGCTGGGGGAGACGATTCCGGGCGCCGAGCTGGCGCTTCTTCCCGGCGTCAAGCACATGACGTTTTGGGACGGGACTCGAGCGCTCGAGATCCTCCAGGATTTTCTTGCACGGCATCCGATATAG
- a CDS encoding ABC transporter substrate-binding protein: MKPLRFGSLVGWLPAVVVLAVPVAAPAADRLNFIYTARVMSQSYPWVAQEAGLFKKYDLEVPIIFVTAGAPAVATILTGDSELTQQGAAGLTRAFVQGNRDIVFIGGVKNILTHSIVARPDVKRPEQLKGKKIGVSRIGSNPHYFAVQALRHFGIDSRDVSYIQAGGAPETLAALLARGIDAAVLTVPTDAQALKMGYHYVVYGPDLRIAYAATTFNTRRSIIARRGPVIARFMRAMAEAAKIMHTDREFAYRVLQKNLRIDDRKLLEASYNVEIKSLEPRLALRLEGLQSTLDEIAPIDPRARSVRPEEMVDARFLDEMEKSGFMEQLWKR; the protein is encoded by the coding sequence ATGAAGCCGTTACGGTTCGGGTCCCTTGTCGGATGGCTGCCGGCGGTCGTGGTCCTGGCGGTTCCGGTTGCGGCGCCGGCAGCCGACAGGCTGAACTTCATCTACACCGCGCGCGTGATGTCGCAGTCCTATCCCTGGGTCGCCCAGGAAGCGGGTCTCTTCAAGAAATACGACCTCGAAGTGCCCATCATCTTCGTCACGGCGGGAGCGCCCGCGGTCGCGACGATCCTGACCGGCGACAGCGAGCTGACCCAACAGGGCGCCGCCGGGCTCACCCGCGCCTTCGTCCAGGGCAATCGCGACATCGTTTTCATCGGCGGCGTCAAGAACATCCTGACGCACAGCATCGTCGCCAGGCCCGACGTCAAGCGCCCCGAGCAGCTCAAGGGGAAGAAGATCGGCGTCTCCCGCATCGGCAGCAACCCGCACTACTTCGCCGTCCAGGCGCTGCGCCATTTCGGCATCGACAGCCGCGACGTGAGCTACATTCAGGCGGGAGGCGCGCCGGAAACGCTCGCCGCGCTGCTCGCCCGGGGAATCGACGCTGCGGTTCTGACCGTGCCCACCGACGCGCAGGCGCTCAAGATGGGCTATCACTACGTCGTGTACGGCCCCGACCTCCGCATCGCCTACGCCGCCACCACGTTCAACACGCGGCGGTCGATCATCGCCCGGCGGGGGCCGGTGATCGCCCGGTTCATGCGTGCGATGGCCGAGGCCGCGAAGATCATGCACACCGACCGTGAGTTCGCCTACCGCGTGTTGCAGAAAAACCTGCGCATCGACGACCGCAAGCTGCTCGAGGCGAGCTACAACGTCGAGATCAAGTCGCTCGAGCCGCGGCTGGCGCTGCGGCTCGAAGGGCTGCAGTCGACGCTGGACGAGATCGCGCCCATCGATCCCCGGGCGCGCTCGGTCAGGCCCGAGGAGATGGTCGATGCCCGCTTTCTCGACGAGATGGAGAAAAGCGGCTTCATGGAGCAGCTGTGGAAGCGATAG